One genomic region from Longimicrobium sp. encodes:
- a CDS encoding AAA family ATPase has protein sequence MINLLPGSEDELSECLWEEFETFALSVLCRYYGIHDVMVQGRQATGDGGRDGDAVYVIAKEQSSVNSKLWVEIKKRTSAHLDIDDVGGHVVMAYVSDVNRLIFVTNGRFTDLLRCAIEDFAYRAGLDCTLMTGAELLDVARRTGGVSKPQTRSLDDTPGADPPGTAGNAAVQGGDSMVLEVRASFSTRIDRPQSGLEEAELKVQPGTPLYLIVDTAVVQCCGQQEVELSTACRTDGMSMAFQPGRPAGAVGLGDRFRSVHALFIQRPGLYSADDFLIRAQLGSGGAEVRVNVLPGGRLRVLPPLLADWLPPSRQPAEEEAGRALRRFLSGAPFESVGLIAPAGTGKTHLVQRLRRLWINHGVHEVLLDGSLENRDQELALAILRCLVPVQPDVFRLDEVAVETMLSRLGVPAPLARRGAELLSAGAGSGLRASVRELGQLLALVLAARSEKQPIAVILEDLHKVYASALALLQELLDGLRRLGKGRVMVVFTSRDVPDTREQGLAAIWEGHIRELCGEQTTVVKLPSLDPSEAAQLLRASVPTLEAHQAASIIEQVGRTPFALREALALLRERGDLVYEDLLSQHVLVRPEGLQEALDAHRLRAPTLHRLEILRGRLSPAAWELLEAAACLGKFFDVEAAALSSAGLAEAYAAVEAFQRLEILTARGLRASQASFDHDLIRRGVLEQMGAVRQRRIAGQLYQRTGQSAAPGLAASLAYQAGLAEECYEHARALAREVGRRGRAADAASALGMAITVVDDNTAQKVVNLSPRARGNIDDAVAVAPLCTMAGWTTSRRQQELLALLMEYIQYLADVTGSGSQLLDAALTEAEMLAVVRRDLFRRAQLVGYRGRQDFVVDRYESSVGWHRRADEMLRQVPDAPVVQAERAENLIRLAISLRQLTLRDESRAMLREALRLRSRSGWALLLKVLANWGATYFQSDWTLVRRFWERAERVAERRQRPDRLVHSLIDVAHLDLLEECHDAAHERLLRAEALAEDHGYENSLLRVHLNLGCLHMVQGEYATARHHLLKAEELGMANRVPRRLWRARANLATLYEAMGEFAQAYAWDAAMLSTFELLPDAPGMTERERQASLGNSRKGLALANLVMRSDESPVHAQLVESLGDLARQVGTDVAHRVRCGVELPGLRDRHCKEIASRRRFIITE, from the coding sequence ATGATCAATTTACTGCCCGGTTCCGAGGATGAACTTTCGGAGTGCCTCTGGGAGGAATTCGAGACCTTTGCCCTGTCCGTTCTTTGCCGCTACTACGGCATTCATGACGTCATGGTGCAAGGCAGGCAGGCGACGGGGGACGGTGGACGCGACGGCGACGCGGTGTACGTGATCGCTAAGGAACAGTCGTCAGTCAATTCCAAGCTGTGGGTGGAGATCAAGAAGCGGACTAGCGCCCATCTGGACATCGACGACGTGGGTGGCCACGTCGTGATGGCGTACGTGTCTGACGTCAACCGGCTCATCTTTGTCACGAACGGTCGTTTCACGGACCTCCTGCGGTGCGCCATCGAGGACTTTGCGTACCGTGCGGGCCTGGATTGCACGCTGATGACAGGAGCCGAGCTCTTGGATGTGGCACGCCGCACCGGTGGTGTTTCCAAGCCACAGACCCGGAGCTTGGATGATACGCCGGGCGCAGATCCCCCCGGTACGGCCGGCAATGCTGCGGTGCAAGGGGGGGATTCCATGGTCCTGGAGGTGCGGGCTTCGTTCAGCACTCGCATAGACCGCCCGCAAAGCGGGCTGGAGGAAGCCGAACTCAAGGTACAACCCGGGACCCCGCTCTACCTGATCGTCGATACCGCGGTCGTGCAATGCTGCGGTCAGCAGGAAGTGGAGCTATCCACCGCCTGCCGCACGGACGGGATGAGCATGGCGTTCCAGCCCGGCCGTCCGGCGGGGGCAGTGGGCCTCGGCGACCGGTTCCGCAGCGTACACGCGCTGTTCATCCAGCGGCCGGGGCTGTACTCCGCGGACGACTTCCTCATCCGCGCGCAACTAGGCTCCGGAGGAGCGGAGGTGCGCGTCAACGTGCTCCCTGGCGGCCGGTTGCGCGTGCTTCCGCCGCTGCTGGCCGACTGGCTTCCTCCGTCACGGCAGCCAGCCGAGGAAGAAGCCGGCCGCGCGCTCCGCCGCTTTTTATCCGGTGCCCCGTTCGAGAGCGTCGGCCTGATCGCGCCGGCCGGCACGGGAAAGACCCACCTCGTACAGCGCCTGCGGCGCCTGTGGATCAACCACGGAGTGCACGAAGTGCTCCTCGACGGCTCGCTCGAGAACCGCGACCAGGAGCTCGCCCTCGCCATCCTGCGCTGCCTGGTTCCCGTTCAGCCCGACGTCTTTCGGCTAGACGAGGTGGCCGTCGAGACGATGCTTTCCCGACTCGGAGTTCCGGCTCCGCTCGCCCGACGCGGGGCGGAACTGCTGTCTGCCGGGGCGGGGAGCGGCCTCCGCGCGAGCGTGCGTGAGTTGGGGCAGCTGCTGGCGTTGGTACTGGCAGCCCGCTCGGAGAAGCAACCCATCGCCGTCATTCTGGAAGACCTGCACAAGGTCTATGCATCGGCCCTGGCCCTGCTTCAGGAGCTACTCGACGGGCTGCGCCGGCTGGGCAAGGGCAGGGTGATGGTGGTCTTCACGTCGCGTGACGTTCCCGACACTCGGGAGCAGGGACTGGCGGCCATCTGGGAAGGTCACATTCGCGAGCTGTGCGGGGAACAGACGACGGTGGTGAAGCTCCCCTCGCTCGATCCGTCGGAGGCGGCACAGCTACTCCGCGCCAGCGTCCCCACGCTGGAGGCGCACCAGGCCGCGTCCATCATCGAGCAGGTAGGCAGGACGCCGTTCGCCCTTCGCGAAGCGCTGGCGCTGCTGCGTGAGCGCGGCGACCTAGTCTACGAGGACCTGCTAAGCCAGCACGTGCTGGTGCGCCCCGAGGGGCTGCAGGAGGCTCTCGATGCACACAGGCTCCGCGCGCCCACGCTGCACCGGCTGGAGATCTTGCGGGGGCGGCTGTCCCCCGCCGCGTGGGAACTGCTGGAAGCCGCCGCGTGCCTGGGCAAGTTTTTCGACGTGGAAGCCGCCGCCCTTTCCAGCGCGGGACTCGCGGAGGCGTACGCGGCCGTCGAGGCGTTCCAGCGGCTCGAGATCCTGACCGCACGGGGGCTGCGGGCCAGCCAGGCGTCCTTCGACCACGACCTCATCCGCCGGGGGGTGCTGGAGCAGATGGGTGCGGTACGGCAGCGGCGCATTGCCGGGCAACTTTACCAGCGCACCGGCCAGAGCGCCGCGCCGGGGCTCGCGGCGAGTCTGGCGTATCAGGCCGGGCTGGCCGAGGAATGCTACGAGCATGCCCGCGCCTTGGCGCGCGAGGTGGGACGGCGCGGGCGCGCGGCGGATGCGGCATCCGCGCTGGGCATGGCGATCACGGTGGTGGACGACAACACCGCCCAGAAGGTCGTCAACCTGTCGCCGCGGGCACGCGGAAACATCGATGACGCGGTCGCGGTGGCACCTCTCTGCACCATGGCGGGCTGGACCACTTCGCGGCGCCAGCAGGAGCTGCTCGCCCTGCTCATGGAGTACATCCAGTACCTCGCCGACGTAACCGGGAGCGGCAGTCAGCTACTGGATGCAGCGCTGACCGAGGCCGAGATGCTGGCCGTAGTTCGCCGGGACCTATTCCGCAGGGCCCAGCTGGTGGGGTACCGTGGACGGCAGGATTTCGTGGTGGACCGGTACGAATCGTCCGTGGGGTGGCACCGGCGCGCCGATGAGATGCTGCGGCAGGTACCCGACGCCCCCGTCGTTCAGGCGGAGCGGGCGGAGAACCTAATCCGCCTGGCCATTAGTCTCCGGCAGCTCACCCTGAGGGACGAGTCGCGCGCGATGCTCCGCGAGGCGCTGCGGCTGCGCTCCCGCTCCGGCTGGGCGTTGCTGCTGAAGGTGCTTGCCAACTGGGGCGCCACGTACTTCCAGAGCGATTGGACGCTCGTCCGCCGGTTCTGGGAGCGGGCGGAGCGGGTGGCCGAGCGCCGCCAGCGCCCCGACCGCTTGGTGCACAGCCTGATCGATGTGGCCCACCTGGACCTTCTAGAGGAGTGCCACGACGCGGCGCACGAGCGGCTCCTGCGGGCTGAGGCACTCGCGGAGGACCACGGCTACGAGAACTCCCTTCTGCGTGTGCACCTGAACCTGGGGTGCCTGCACATGGTGCAGGGCGAATACGCCACCGCCCGCCACCACCTGCTGAAGGCGGAGGAGCTCGGCATGGCCAACCGGGTTCCCCGCCGGTTGTGGCGGGCCCGC